From one Hyla sarda isolate aHylSar1 unplaced genomic scaffold, aHylSar1.hap1 scaffold_361, whole genome shotgun sequence genomic stretch:
- the LOC130332037 gene encoding long-chain-fatty-acid--CoA ligase ACSBG2-like isoform X2: protein MGICCLHMCQGGGNGGEKSSPIDMMDGDSTESFVEISGNDETEEEKEQLESQSEPGPSSDDQEPEASQITCDYEVKQDDPACEEAKQSPEPPETGKNMDHENETLETNTGDGRDCSPEGEDLENVQDTQSETLGPEEHAGQDIPTEQEMTKEDHEETQTAHDGSGSPQETTCGGSQNMEEHNESSVSNQPEPHDMQEDERSMEPNPKYGSDQESAYREESNPVHAEDTMEGPQDAKEREQKAQNDVMYEESPESKDMEDSAENKVATQNGDQDQPGRTTEDMSGCEERSLEQPRMETVGSDRSETLWTCRTDGEITLRMEVSGAAALCPVTVPQLFSKAVKKYGQKVALCVRASDGWQEMTYSQYELQCRAVARGFLKLGLKQFQSVLILGCNSPEWFMAEIGAVLAGGVAVCIAPESTESFCLKVALDVQVQIVLVDDHKQLAKILQIQEKLPTLKAMVQWTGQVMDPRPGMFTWNQLVNLGSELEESYLDVVMADQKPHQCCAVMYSEGAGEPRGAMISHDNVTWTSRAMQEMLGLGSEVVVVSHLPLCHMSVQMFDLWLPLSCGGTTYFAKSEAQKGSLVSMLCDVQPTLFLGFPGLWKKVQKKWILVEKRATPLQKMTIQWARRKSRLSYTSSGSLLWGHSLAEHLVFRPARRALGLDSCTLCYAGMEPISQDVAEYLRSLGIDLLELYGKNETSGVQSIMVPSSRRTGRVELTGCKSRVNQDELSLWGRHIFLGYLGREQETNEAFTEDGWWRTVRNC, encoded by the exons CTTTGTGGAAATATCTGGAAATGATGAAActgaagaagagaaggagcagctGGAAAGTCAAAGCGAGCCTGGCCCTTCGAGTGATGACCAGGAACCTGAGGCTTCTCAGATCACATGTGACTATGAGGTGAAGCAGGATGACCCGGCTTGTGAAGAAGCAAAGCAATCACCAGAACCCCCTGAGACGGGAAAGAACATGGATCATGAGAATGAGACTCTAGAGACAAACACTGGAGATGGACGTGACTGCTCTCCAGAGGGTGAGGACTTGGAGAATGTTCAGGACACACAGAGTGAGACTTTGGGACCAGAGGAACATGCTGGACAAGATATCCCAACTGAACAGGAGATGACCAAGGAAGACCATGAGGAAACCCAAACAGCACATGATGGATCTGGAAGTCCACAGGAGACCACATGTGGGGGATCTCAAAATATGGAAGAACACAATGAAAGTTCTGTCTCCAATCAACCAGAACCCCACGACATGCAAGAAGATGAAAGATCCATGGAGCCTAACCCTAAATATGGAAGCGACCAAGAATCTGCATATAGAGAGGAAAGCAATCCTGTCCATGCAGAAGACACAATGGAGGGTCCTCAAGATGCTAAAGAGAGAGAGCAGAAGGCTCAAAATGATGTAATGTATGAAGAATCTCCAGAGAGCAAAGACATGGAGGATTCTGCAGAAAATAAGGTGGCTACACAGAATGGAGACCAGGACCAACCAGGAAGAACTACAGAGGACATGTCTGGGTGTGAGGAGAGGTCCCTGGAACAACCCCGGATGGAAACTGTGG GCAGTGATCGGTCAGAGACTCTATGGACGTGCCGGACGGATGGGGAGATCACCTTGAGGATGGAGGTGTCGGGAGCAGCAGCTCTCTGCCCAGTCACAGTGCCACAGTTGTTTTCAAAGGCCGTGAAGAAGTACGGACAGAAGGTGGCGCTGTGTGTGAGGGCATCTGATGGGTGGCAGGAGATGACGTATTCTCAGTATGAGCTGCAGTGCCGGGCTGTGGCCAGAGGATTCCTGAAG ttGGGCCTGAAGCAGTTTCAGTCGGTTCTGATCCTTGGGTGTAACTCTCCAGAGTGGTTTATGGCAGAGATTGGCGCAGTGCTGGCCGG GGGTGTGGCTGTCTGTATTGCTCCAGAGTCCACGGAGTCATTTTGCCTTAAGGTGGCGCTAGATGTCCAGGTTCAGATAGTCCTCGTAGATGACCACAAGCAACTGGCGAAGATCCTGCAG ATACAAGAGAAGCTGCCAACACTGAAAGCGATGGTCCAGTGGACAGGACAAGTGATGGACCCCCGTCCTGGGATGTTTACA TGGAACcagttagtaaatttgggctCTGAACTGGAGGAGTCGTATCTGGATGTAGTCATGGCAGACCAGAAGCCGCACCAGTGCTGTGCCGTAATGTATTCAGAGGGCGCCGGAGAGCCAAGAGGAGCCATGATAAGTCACGACAAT GTGACTTGGACATCACGGGCCATGCAGGAGATGCTGGGTTTGGGGTCTGAGGTGGTCGTGGTCAGTCACTTGCCCCTCTGTCACATGTCTGTGCAGATGTTTGACCTTTGGCTTCCTCTTTCTTGTGGTGGCACCACATACTTTGCAAAGTCTGAAGCTCAGAAG GGGTCCCTAGTGTCCATGTTGTGTGATGTCCAGCCCACCCTCTTCCTTGGATTCCCTGGACTGTGGAAGAAGGTGCAAAAGAAGTGGATATTGGTGGAGAAAAGGGCAACACCATTACAGAAGATGACCATACAATGGGCCAGAAGGAAAAGTCGTCTGTCCTACACAAG TTCTGGCTCGCTTCTCTGGGGACACAGTCTTGCTGAACACTTGGTGTTCAGGCCGGCACGGAGGGCTCTGGGGCTTGACAGCTGCACCCTCTGTTATGCGGGGATGGAACCCATCAGCCAGGATGTGGCAGAGTACTTAAGGAGTCTGGGGATTGATCTGCTGGAGTTATATGGCAAGAATGAGACCAGCGGGGTACAAAGTATAATGGTGCCATCATCCCGGAGGACAGGAAG AGTTGAACTTACTGGATGTAAGAGTCGTGTGAACCAGGATGAGCTCAGCCTCTGGGGGCGCCATATCTTTCTGGGTTACCTCGGCAGGGAGCAGGAGACAAACGAGGCCTTCACAGAGGATGGCTGGTGGAGGACAG TCAGGAATTGCTAA
- the LOC130332037 gene encoding long-chain-fatty-acid--CoA ligase ACSBG2-like isoform X1 encodes MGICCLHMCQGGGNGGEKSSPIDMMDGDSTESFVEISGNDETEEEKEQLESQSEPGPSSDDQEPEASQITCDYEVKQDDPACEEAKQSPEPPETGKNMDHENETLETNTGDGRDCSPEGEDLENVQDTQSETLGPEEHAGQDIPTEQEMTKEDHEETQTAHDGSGSPQETTCGGSQNMEEHNESSVSNQPEPHDMQEDERSMEPNPKYGSDQESAYREESNPVHAEDTMEGPQDAKEREQKAQNDVMYEESPESKDMEDSAENKVATQNGDQDQPGRTTEDMSGCEERSLEQPRMETVGSDRSETLWTCRTDGEITLRMEVSGAAALCPVTVPQLFSKAVKKYGQKVALCVRASDGWQEMTYSQYELQCRAVARGFLKLGLKQFQSVLILGCNSPEWFMAEIGAVLAGGVAVCIAPESTESFCLKVALDVQVQIVLVDDHKQLAKILQIQEKLPTLKAMVQWTGQVMDPRPGMFTWNQLVNLGSELEESYLDVVMADQKPHQCCAVMYSEGAGEPRGAMISHDNVTWTSRAMQEMLGLGSEVVVVSHLPLCHMSVQMFDLWLPLSCGGTTYFAKSEAQKGSLVSMLCDVQPTLFLGFPGLWKKVQKKWILVEKRATPLQKMTIQWARRKSRLSYTSSGSLLWGHSLAEHLVFRPARRALGLDSCTLCYAGMEPISQDVAEYLRSLGIDLLELYGKNETSGVQSIMVPSSRRTGRVELTGCKSRVNQDELSLWGRHIFLGYLGREQETNEAFTEDGWWRTGSQELLKMSPMDPEDLYMEL; translated from the exons CTTTGTGGAAATATCTGGAAATGATGAAActgaagaagagaaggagcagctGGAAAGTCAAAGCGAGCCTGGCCCTTCGAGTGATGACCAGGAACCTGAGGCTTCTCAGATCACATGTGACTATGAGGTGAAGCAGGATGACCCGGCTTGTGAAGAAGCAAAGCAATCACCAGAACCCCCTGAGACGGGAAAGAACATGGATCATGAGAATGAGACTCTAGAGACAAACACTGGAGATGGACGTGACTGCTCTCCAGAGGGTGAGGACTTGGAGAATGTTCAGGACACACAGAGTGAGACTTTGGGACCAGAGGAACATGCTGGACAAGATATCCCAACTGAACAGGAGATGACCAAGGAAGACCATGAGGAAACCCAAACAGCACATGATGGATCTGGAAGTCCACAGGAGACCACATGTGGGGGATCTCAAAATATGGAAGAACACAATGAAAGTTCTGTCTCCAATCAACCAGAACCCCACGACATGCAAGAAGATGAAAGATCCATGGAGCCTAACCCTAAATATGGAAGCGACCAAGAATCTGCATATAGAGAGGAAAGCAATCCTGTCCATGCAGAAGACACAATGGAGGGTCCTCAAGATGCTAAAGAGAGAGAGCAGAAGGCTCAAAATGATGTAATGTATGAAGAATCTCCAGAGAGCAAAGACATGGAGGATTCTGCAGAAAATAAGGTGGCTACACAGAATGGAGACCAGGACCAACCAGGAAGAACTACAGAGGACATGTCTGGGTGTGAGGAGAGGTCCCTGGAACAACCCCGGATGGAAACTGTGG GCAGTGATCGGTCAGAGACTCTATGGACGTGCCGGACGGATGGGGAGATCACCTTGAGGATGGAGGTGTCGGGAGCAGCAGCTCTCTGCCCAGTCACAGTGCCACAGTTGTTTTCAAAGGCCGTGAAGAAGTACGGACAGAAGGTGGCGCTGTGTGTGAGGGCATCTGATGGGTGGCAGGAGATGACGTATTCTCAGTATGAGCTGCAGTGCCGGGCTGTGGCCAGAGGATTCCTGAAG ttGGGCCTGAAGCAGTTTCAGTCGGTTCTGATCCTTGGGTGTAACTCTCCAGAGTGGTTTATGGCAGAGATTGGCGCAGTGCTGGCCGG GGGTGTGGCTGTCTGTATTGCTCCAGAGTCCACGGAGTCATTTTGCCTTAAGGTGGCGCTAGATGTCCAGGTTCAGATAGTCCTCGTAGATGACCACAAGCAACTGGCGAAGATCCTGCAG ATACAAGAGAAGCTGCCAACACTGAAAGCGATGGTCCAGTGGACAGGACAAGTGATGGACCCCCGTCCTGGGATGTTTACA TGGAACcagttagtaaatttgggctCTGAACTGGAGGAGTCGTATCTGGATGTAGTCATGGCAGACCAGAAGCCGCACCAGTGCTGTGCCGTAATGTATTCAGAGGGCGCCGGAGAGCCAAGAGGAGCCATGATAAGTCACGACAAT GTGACTTGGACATCACGGGCCATGCAGGAGATGCTGGGTTTGGGGTCTGAGGTGGTCGTGGTCAGTCACTTGCCCCTCTGTCACATGTCTGTGCAGATGTTTGACCTTTGGCTTCCTCTTTCTTGTGGTGGCACCACATACTTTGCAAAGTCTGAAGCTCAGAAG GGGTCCCTAGTGTCCATGTTGTGTGATGTCCAGCCCACCCTCTTCCTTGGATTCCCTGGACTGTGGAAGAAGGTGCAAAAGAAGTGGATATTGGTGGAGAAAAGGGCAACACCATTACAGAAGATGACCATACAATGGGCCAGAAGGAAAAGTCGTCTGTCCTACACAAG TTCTGGCTCGCTTCTCTGGGGACACAGTCTTGCTGAACACTTGGTGTTCAGGCCGGCACGGAGGGCTCTGGGGCTTGACAGCTGCACCCTCTGTTATGCGGGGATGGAACCCATCAGCCAGGATGTGGCAGAGTACTTAAGGAGTCTGGGGATTGATCTGCTGGAGTTATATGGCAAGAATGAGACCAGCGGGGTACAAAGTATAATGGTGCCATCATCCCGGAGGACAGGAAG AGTTGAACTTACTGGATGTAAGAGTCGTGTGAACCAGGATGAGCTCAGCCTCTGGGGGCGCCATATCTTTCTGGGTTACCTCGGCAGGGAGCAGGAGACAAACGAGGCCTTCACAGAGGATGGCTGGTGGAGGACAG GCAGTCAGGAATTGCTAAAGATGAGTCCTATGGACCCTGAAGATCTGTACATGGAGCTGTGA